The following proteins are encoded in a genomic region of Brachyspira pilosicoli:
- a CDS encoding SpoIVB peptidase S55 domain-containing protein produces MGIMRKIAFIIFILSVNLLFAQEELPPMPPDNPEVIPMSEIKEGMEGVGYTVIHGTNVEPFKVKVISVLRKMWNGSDAILIQLEGLNLEHSGTVAGMSGSPIYFDGKIAGALAFGWNYSKDPIAGVTPIEEMYKLYNDTNMRPTGLKAGNALQTPLMFSGFNANSFNEYSSKFKEMGFYPMQAGGTVSDTNQSSKFLFGDSVAIVLVDGDLSIAGVGTVSHTDDEKFLLFGHSMWGKGHLRAPVSRAYINHIVASVASSFKIGAAYSNYLGYTVYDGTFGVSGVYGEVPEDTMIPVSLKVEDQNFLNRDFNLRVLNDPTYFSDLLSMAIYEAISSTAGSEEEGVFSISYEIETDYFDEPYKIEERILSYSSKDAFREAINQLVAPIDFFIYNNFNRVAIKSIKLSVKRSNLEYGFINDITLLEPRAVAGETIHLRVGVTPYGKEKTYVDIPVKLPVNLNTDVYSIYAANEYIYAYAQKLFMPNKYKIRSLDDVMKYYSKSYDDKALKVWLYSSSRGVQIGEYSYPTLPMSKYGVMAKDATSDKAAVITDINGNYNMPYSILGLMKIDIIIEGAKKYENR; encoded by the coding sequence ATGGGCATTATGAGAAAAATAGCATTTATAATTTTTATACTATCAGTTAATTTATTATTCGCACAAGAAGAGCTCCCACCTATGCCTCCGGATAATCCAGAGGTGATACCTATGAGTGAAATAAAAGAGGGTATGGAAGGAGTGGGCTATACTGTAATACATGGTACAAATGTGGAGCCATTTAAAGTAAAAGTAATATCTGTATTAAGAAAAATGTGGAATGGAAGCGACGCTATACTTATACAGTTAGAGGGGCTTAATTTAGAGCATTCCGGAACTGTTGCAGGAATGAGCGGTTCTCCTATATATTTTGACGGTAAAATAGCAGGTGCTTTGGCTTTTGGTTGGAATTATTCTAAAGACCCTATTGCGGGTGTTACTCCTATAGAAGAGATGTATAAATTATATAATGACACTAATATGAGACCTACAGGATTAAAGGCTGGAAATGCTTTACAGACTCCTTTAATGTTTTCTGGGTTTAATGCTAATTCTTTTAATGAATATTCTTCAAAGTTTAAAGAGATGGGTTTTTACCCTATGCAAGCTGGAGGAACTGTATCTGACACTAATCAAAGCAGTAAGTTTTTGTTTGGGGATTCTGTTGCTATAGTTTTGGTTGATGGGGATTTATCTATAGCTGGAGTTGGTACTGTTTCGCATACTGATGATGAGAAGTTTTTGCTTTTTGGGCACTCTATGTGGGGCAAAGGGCATTTGAGAGCTCCTGTTTCAAGGGCTTATATTAATCATATAGTGGCTTCTGTTGCTTCTTCTTTTAAGATAGGTGCTGCTTATTCTAATTATTTGGGTTATACTGTTTATGACGGCACTTTTGGGGTGTCTGGAGTATATGGTGAGGTGCCTGAAGATACTATGATACCTGTTAGTCTTAAAGTTGAAGACCAGAATTTCTTAAACAGAGATTTTAATTTAAGAGTATTAAATGACCCTACATATTTCTCAGACCTTCTTTCTATGGCTATATATGAGGCTATTAGTTCTACTGCAGGAAGCGAAGAGGAAGGGGTGTTTAGCATAAGCTATGAGATTGAAACTGATTATTTTGATGAGCCTTATAAAATAGAAGAGAGAATACTTTCTTATTCTTCAAAAGATGCTTTTAGAGAGGCTATTAATCAGCTTGTAGCTCCTATAGATTTCTTTATATACAATAACTTTAATAGGGTAGCTATAAAATCTATCAAATTATCTGTAAAAAGAAGCAATTTGGAATATGGTTTTATTAATGATATTACATTATTAGAGCCTAGAGCTGTTGCAGGGGAGACTATACATTTAAGAGTTGGTGTTACTCCTTACGGCAAAGAAAAAACTTATGTAGATATACCTGTAAAATTGCCTGTTAATCTTAATACAGATGTTTATTCTATATATGCTGCCAATGAATATATATATGCTTATGCACAAAAATTGTTTATGCCTAATAAATATAAAATTAGAAGTTTAGATGATGTGATGAAATATTATAGCAAGTCTTATGATGATAAGGCATTAAAGGTTTGGCTGTATTCATCATCGAGGGGAGTTCAGATAGGGGAATATTCTTATCCAACTCTTCCTATGTCTAAATATGGTGTAATGGCAAAAGACGCTACGTCAGACAAGGCGGCTGTTATTACTGATATAAATGGAAATTATAATATGCCATATTCTATACTTGGTTTAATGAAAATAGATATAATAATTGAAGGGGCTAAAAAATATGAAAATCGCTAA
- the pyrH gene encoding UMP kinase translates to MKQTVLLKISGEALLGEKDYGIDNNVVDRIAMEMKEAGNNTQIAVVVGGGNIFRGMQLSNKTGMVRATADSMGMLATIMNAIALKDRFMAAGTPTQILSAFNIEGMIEGFERDKAIRILERGNVLIIAGGTSNPYFTTDSTSILRALEIGASIVLKGTNVDGVYNKDPKTNKDAVMYDDITFKEAINQNLRVMDMTAFAMANDNNMPIRVFNMNKMGNITKAIKGENIGTYVHN, encoded by the coding sequence ATGAAACAAACTGTGCTTCTTAAAATATCAGGTGAAGCTTTGCTTGGCGAAAAGGACTATGGTATAGATAATAATGTTGTAGACAGAATAGCTATGGAGATGAAAGAGGCTGGAAACAATACTCAAATAGCTGTTGTTGTGGGAGGAGGCAACATATTTAGAGGGATGCAGCTTTCTAACAAAACAGGCATGGTGAGAGCTACTGCAGATTCTATGGGTATGCTTGCTACTATAATGAATGCCATTGCTTTGAAAGACAGATTTATGGCTGCTGGTACTCCTACACAGATACTTTCTGCTTTCAATATTGAAGGAATGATAGAGGGGTTTGAAAGAGATAAGGCTATTCGTATATTAGAAAGGGGCAATGTGCTTATAATAGCAGGAGGTACATCTAACCCTTACTTTACTACAGACAGCACTTCTATATTGAGAGCTTTAGAGATTGGTGCTTCTATTGTATTAAAGGGTACTAATGTTGATGGGGTTTATAATAAAGACCCTAAAACCAATAAAGATGCTGTTATGTATGATGATATTACTTTCAAAGAGGCTATTAATCAAAACTTACGCGTTATGGATATGACTGCTTTTGCTATGGCTAATGATAATAATATGCCTATTAGGGTGTTTAATATGAATAAGATGGGCAATATTACAAAGGCTATTAAAGGCGAAAATATAGGAACTTATGTTCATAATTAA
- a CDS encoding sugar-binding protein produces MKIAKIIFILQTILILSSSNVFAVVTRNYASTKKGFYDNGLYNGIMLTEQGSLSLAPLIEKESSIDGKYIWKIYPAKDGSMYAAISGSGAELYKKNANETNFSLFVKSDNDNAFTAVISDDAGNVYAAVGPYAKIMKYDSNGKEIWAKDVDDTYIWDMKFDANGNLYLAAGGNNARVLKVSVNDGKITEILKTEEQHAMSLYYDKNQNKLYVGTAGRGLVLYIDLSTNVENPSYNVLYDTAQNEVYAITMDNIGNLYFGTATREPSYLILPSIIDSGKTVEDSDKEFRNSLYKADTNGTVQRLFFLNQTLVFALSSDNNNNIYFVTGDSADVYRINGNDGLLSYIGGLRNKILSTFAATDNGLYFAISKTGEIYKMDNKYPTEGTFTSDTLDLRVLSRFGSLNAVTTIPDGSSITIEMRSGNVARVDETWSEFKPIKDNGKIEAPNGRFVQYKVTMKTTNPEISPILSSMDFTYVENNLAPDVINGGLATYYRQQNDSDEIKTPQLEENEAMIYWKGTDPNGDKLTYTLEYRLKGEKNYKLIADNIENQYYKFKSYLLPSGIYDFRITASDKYDNPAGDIKTKSLEIFNIKYDNEAPELFDFKSVSEGKVRKITFKLSDKLSFLKTVRYSAISNEWLYIVPDDGILDSMSESFTIIIEDENISSITIEAMDVEGNVKYYSFLI; encoded by the coding sequence ATGAAAATCGCTAAGATAATTTTTATACTGCAAACTATACTAATATTATCATCTTCTAATGTTTTTGCTGTTGTAACAAGAAATTATGCCAGCACAAAAAAGGGGTTTTATGATAATGGACTTTATAATGGAATAATGCTTACAGAGCAGGGTTCTTTGAGTTTAGCTCCTCTAATAGAAAAAGAAAGTTCTATAGACGGCAAATATATATGGAAAATCTATCCTGCTAAAGACGGCAGTATGTATGCTGCTATAAGCGGAAGTGGTGCTGAACTATATAAAAAAAATGCTAATGAAACTAATTTCAGCCTTTTTGTAAAATCTGATAATGACAATGCTTTTACTGCTGTAATTAGTGATGATGCTGGTAATGTTTATGCGGCAGTTGGACCTTATGCAAAAATTATGAAATACGACAGTAACGGAAAAGAGATTTGGGCTAAAGATGTTGATGATACTTATATATGGGACATGAAATTTGATGCTAACGGCAATTTATATTTAGCAGCAGGCGGAAACAATGCAAGAGTGTTAAAAGTATCTGTTAATGATGGAAAGATTACTGAAATATTAAAAACAGAAGAACAGCATGCTATGTCATTATATTATGATAAAAATCAAAATAAATTATATGTAGGAACTGCTGGAAGGGGACTTGTATTATATATTGATTTATCTACAAATGTTGAAAACCCTTCATATAATGTGCTTTATGATACAGCACAAAATGAAGTATATGCCATCACTATGGATAATATAGGCAATTTATATTTTGGTACAGCTACAAGAGAGCCGTCATATTTAATACTTCCTTCTATAATAGACAGCGGAAAAACAGTAGAAGACAGCGATAAAGAGTTTAGAAATTCTCTATATAAAGCAGATACAAACGGCACAGTTCAGAGACTTTTCTTCTTAAATCAAACATTAGTATTTGCTCTAAGCAGCGACAATAACAATAATATATATTTTGTTACAGGCGATTCTGCTGATGTTTATAGAATAAATGGAAATGACGGTCTATTATCATATATAGGCGGTTTAAGAAATAAAATATTATCAACTTTTGCTGCTACAGATAATGGACTTTATTTTGCTATATCAAAGACTGGTGAAATATACAAAATGGACAATAAATATCCAACAGAAGGCACTTTTACAAGCGATACTTTAGATTTGAGAGTACTTAGCAGATTTGGAAGTTTAAATGCTGTAACTACTATTCCAGACGGTTCTAGCATTACTATAGAGATGAGAAGCGGAAATGTTGCAAGAGTTGATGAGACTTGGAGCGAGTTTAAGCCTATAAAAGATAATGGCAAAATAGAAGCTCCTAACGGAAGATTTGTACAATACAAAGTTACAATGAAAACTACAAATCCAGAGATAAGCCCAATATTAAGCTCTATGGATTTTACTTATGTAGAGAACAATTTAGCTCCTGATGTTATTAATGGAGGTTTGGCTACATATTATAGACAGCAAAATGATTCTGATGAAATTAAAACTCCTCAATTAGAAGAAAATGAGGCTATGATATATTGGAAGGGGACTGACCCTAATGGAGACAAATTGACATATACTTTAGAATATAGATTAAAAGGTGAAAAAAATTATAAGCTTATTGCTGATAATATAGAAAATCAATATTATAAGTTTAAGTCTTATTTGCTTCCTTCTGGAATTTATGACTTTAGAATAACTGCGAGCGATAAATATGATAATCCGGCTGGAGATATTAAAACAAAATCTCTTGAGATATTTAATATAAAATATGATAATGAAGCTCCTGAATTGTTCGATTTTAAATCTGTTTCTGAAGGAAAGGTAAGAAAAATTACATTTAAATTATCTGACAAATTATCATTCTTGAAAACAGTAAGATATTCTGCTATTAGTAATGAGTGGTTATACATAGTTCCGGATGATGGTATATTGGATTCTATGAGTGAAAGTTTTACTATCATTATAGAGGATGAAAATATATCATCTATCACTATAGAGGCTATGGATGTTGAGGGTAATGTTAAGTATTATTCTTTCTTAATATAA
- the floA gene encoding flotillin-like protein FloA (flotillin-like protein involved in membrane lipid rafts), with product MFDLFWGAGIAPMFVGIIIIVIFLIIFFRFFPLGLWITALFSGVRISIITLLTMRLRRVNPSLIVLNQIKLWKAGLKINSNELEAHYLAGGNPTAVADALIAADKASLDLSFERAAAIDLAGRDLVDAIRTSVSPRVIATPLIAAVAKDGIQVKATARVTVRTNINRLVGGAGEETIIARVGEGIVTTIGSAATHKEVLENPDRISQVVSAKGLDSGTAFEILSIDIADVDVGSNIGAVLQIDQAEADKKIAQAKAEERRVMAIAREQEMKAQVEEMKAKVVEAESQLPLAIAEALKNGNIGVLDYYNMKNIMADTEMRYSISGMDTTSKNNSSNK from the coding sequence ATGTTTGATTTATTTTGGGGGGCTGGAATAGCACCTATGTTTGTTGGAATAATAATTATAGTAATATTTTTAATTATTTTCTTTAGATTTTTCCCATTAGGTTTATGGATTACTGCTTTATTTTCTGGGGTGAGAATTAGCATCATTACTTTGCTTACTATGCGTTTGAGGAGAGTTAATCCTTCTTTGATAGTGTTAAATCAAATTAAGTTATGGAAGGCAGGATTAAAAATAAACAGCAATGAACTTGAGGCACATTATTTAGCTGGGGGTAATCCTACTGCTGTTGCTGATGCTTTGATTGCTGCTGATAAAGCTTCATTAGATTTAAGTTTTGAGAGAGCTGCTGCTATAGACTTAGCTGGAAGAGATTTAGTTGATGCTATAAGAACATCAGTTTCTCCAAGAGTTATTGCTACGCCATTAATTGCTGCTGTTGCTAAAGACGGTATACAGGTAAAAGCTACTGCGAGGGTTACTGTTAGAACAAACATTAACAGACTTGTTGGAGGTGCTGGAGAAGAGACTATTATTGCGAGAGTAGGCGAGGGTATTGTTACTACTATAGGCAGTGCTGCTACACATAAAGAGGTGTTAGAAAATCCTGATAGAATATCACAGGTCGTTTCTGCTAAGGGGCTTGATTCGGGCACTGCTTTTGAGATACTTTCTATAGATATTGCTGATGTGGATGTTGGAAGCAATATTGGTGCTGTTCTTCAAATTGACCAAGCTGAGGCAGATAAGAAAATTGCTCAGGCTAAGGCTGAAGAGAGACGCGTTATGGCTATTGCTCGTGAACAAGAGATGAAAGCTCAAGTTGAAGAGATGAAGGCTAAAGTTGTTGAGGCAGAAAGTCAGTTACCGCTTGCTATTGCTGAGGCTTTAAAAAATGGAAATATTGGAGTATTAGACTATTATAATATGAAAAACATTATGGCTGATACTGAAATGCGCTACAGTATATCTGGAATGGATACAACAAGCAAAAATAATTCTTCTAATAAATAA
- a CDS encoding aminotransferase class I/II-fold pyridoxal phosphate-dependent enzyme, whose product MKKEIKEIRLDKNENPYKPSKNIIKELESFDIESFRLFPDYSAKELDLAMASNLNIDKDNIISVNGMYEAFYCILNSFENKKILLQEPYRDLYKNILEYSKISYDTIKVKEDYNIDLDALVKIKKSIIITSNPNAETGLYIENIEKYINNNNIYVLDESYISFAWDSAVRLIEKYNNIVIISSIAHSHSLSGLNINFLISNKTNIEKFSCIRQKYGINKLSEKIAIASINDKETSIKNISSIILERDKMEILLSKEGFLVLPSKANFLLIKHPNKNSQYIYDELKKNNIYVKNYEESNVLKDFLRVTISDSKTNNILLKVLYNIIN is encoded by the coding sequence ATGAAAAAAGAAATAAAAGAAATTAGATTAGATAAAAATGAAAATCCATATAAACCTTCAAAAAATATTATAAAAGAGCTTGAAAGTTTTGATATAGAATCTTTTAGGCTTTTCCCGGATTATAGTGCCAAAGAATTGGATTTGGCTATGGCGAGTAATCTTAATATTGATAAGGATAATATTATATCTGTTAATGGAATGTATGAGGCTTTTTACTGTATATTAAATTCATTTGAAAATAAAAAAATATTATTACAAGAGCCTTATAGGGATTTATATAAAAATATTTTAGAGTATTCAAAAATTAGTTATGATACTATTAAAGTGAAAGAAGATTATAATATAGATTTAGATGCCTTAGTAAAAATAAAAAAAAGCATAATAATAACAAGCAACCCAAATGCAGAAACAGGTCTTTATATAGAAAATATAGAAAAATATATAAACAATAATAATATATATGTATTAGATGAGTCATATATAAGTTTTGCTTGGGATAGTGCTGTGAGGTTAATAGAGAAATATAATAATATAGTTATAATCTCTTCTATAGCACATTCTCATTCATTATCAGGACTTAATATAAACTTTTTGATATCAAATAAAACTAATATAGAAAAGTTTTCTTGTATAAGACAAAAATACGGCATAAATAAATTATCAGAAAAAATAGCAATAGCTTCAATTAATGATAAAGAAACTTCTATAAAAAATATAAGTTCTATAATATTAGAAAGAGATAAAATGGAGATTTTATTAAGTAAGGAAGGTTTTTTGGTTTTACCTTCTAAAGCAAATTTTCTTCTTATAAAACACCCAAATAAAAACTCTCAATATATATATGATGAACTTAAAAAGAACAATATTTATGTAAAAAACTATGAAGAGAGTAATGTCTTAAAAGATTTTTTAAGAGTTACAATATCAGATAGTAAAACAAATAATATATTACTAAAAGTTTTATATAATATAATTAATTAA
- a CDS encoding glycosyltransferase, with translation MVSIIITTRNSENFIADCINAVKNSNYKDTEIILVDNNSTDKTVEIAKGLGAKTFIKGPERSAQRNYGAEMSSGEIIGFLDVDMTLSENVISECLEVFNSNKNIQALYIPEKIYGSSFFNRVRSFERSFYDATVIDAVRFFRREAFIKIGGFDSNLNGTEDWDIDRRIKQIGDVDIIKSPLYHHETNTLKQYIVKKSYYASNFNNYFNKWGHDETTKKQFGLFYRYIGVYIEKGKWKKLLLHPIYTISMYFLRFLIGIVYILSKFNISKKENVYKDKRC, from the coding sequence ATGGTAAGCATAATCATCACAACAAGAAACTCTGAAAACTTTATTGCAGATTGCATAAATGCTGTAAAGAACTCTAATTATAAAGACACAGAAATAATATTAGTAGACAATAATTCAACCGACAAAACAGTAGAAATAGCAAAAGGATTAGGAGCAAAAACTTTTATTAAAGGTCCTGAACGCTCTGCTCAAAGAAACTATGGGGCTGAAATGTCGTCTGGAGAAATAATAGGCTTTTTAGATGTTGATATGACTTTGTCAGAAAATGTTATATCAGAATGCTTAGAAGTTTTTAATAGCAACAAAAATATTCAAGCTTTGTATATACCAGAAAAAATATATGGAAGCAGTTTTTTTAATAGAGTAAGAAGTTTTGAACGCTCTTTTTATGATGCCACTGTAATAGATGCTGTTCGTTTTTTTAGAAGAGAGGCTTTTATAAAAATAGGAGGCTTCGATTCAAATTTAAACGGTACTGAAGATTGGGATATTGACAGGCGTATAAAACAAATAGGAGATGTTGATATAATAAAATCTCCGCTATATCATCATGAAACTAATACTCTTAAACAATATATAGTAAAAAAAAGCTACTATGCCTCAAATTTTAACAATTACTTTAATAAATGGGGACATGATGAAACAACCAAAAAACAGTTTGGATTATTTTATCGTTATATAGGAGTATACATAGAAAAAGGCAAATGGAAAAAATTGCTGCTTCACCCTATTTATACAATATCTATGTATTTTTTGAGATTT
- the atpG gene encoding ATP synthase F1 subunit gamma, giving the protein MAEKLNVLKARIKAVTSTHKITKTMDMIARSKTAKILAVEQGMRPYTQKLNRIVEELSHSDMDHLHPLLSPKKTIKNIILFVITSSRGLCGSYNTKILDEAMERIRHHYRHGRTVELHVLGKKGEVYFEKQNIPISRKYPRIDEESTFDDCATVVQRFMHDYAIDSASRVEVIYTRYYTRVVHIPKIKSLIPMIPDEEDIEGRKIKKQLDYLIEPNREDVLKEIVPLAITTYFYFMITSSFLSENAERAIAMRNATDNAERLLEDLKNKANRARQEHITNELLDIIGGSEAIN; this is encoded by the coding sequence ATGGCAGAAAAACTTAATGTATTAAAAGCAAGAATTAAAGCCGTAACAAGCACACATAAAATCACTAAAACTATGGATATGATAGCCCGTTCTAAGACTGCTAAAATACTCGCAGTAGAGCAAGGTATGAGGCCTTATACACAAAAATTAAATAGAATAGTAGAAGAGCTTTCACATTCAGATATGGACCATTTACATCCCCTACTCTCTCCAAAAAAGACAATAAAAAATATTATATTATTTGTAATAACATCAAGCAGAGGGTTATGCGGTTCTTATAATACAAAAATATTAGATGAGGCAATGGAAAGAATTAGACACCATTATAGACATGGAAGAACTGTTGAGCTTCACGTATTGGGTAAAAAAGGAGAAGTATACTTTGAAAAGCAAAACATACCTATATCACGTAAATATCCCCGTATAGATGAAGAATCCACTTTTGATGATTGCGCTACTGTTGTACAGCGTTTCATGCATGATTATGCTATAGACAGTGCCTCTCGAGTAGAAGTTATATATACAAGATATTATACAAGAGTGGTTCATATACCTAAAATTAAAAGCTTAATACCTATGATTCCAGATGAAGAAGATATAGAAGGAAGAAAAATAAAAAAACAGCTTGATTATTTAATAGAGCCAAATAGAGAAGATGTATTAAAAGAGATTGTACCTTTAGCTATAACAACTTACTTTTACTTTATGATTACAAGTTCTTTTTTATCAGAAAATGCTGAGAGGGCTATCGCTATGAGAAATGCCACTGATAATGCAGAAAGACTACTTGAAGACTTAAAAAATAAAGCTAACAGAGCTAGACAAGAACATATTACTAATGAACTTCTTGATATTATAGGCGGTTCTGAAGCTATTAATTAA